A window of Festucalex cinctus isolate MCC-2025b chromosome 6, RoL_Fcin_1.0, whole genome shotgun sequence contains these coding sequences:
- the adra2a gene encoding alpha-2A adrenergic receptor — translation MIFAKPASIAREAGQSASMGFDNDTNQTLPGVSPLSLHVSLPLSALVSVIILLTVFGNVLVVIAVFTSRALRAPQNLFLVSLASADILVATLVMPFSLANEIMGYWYFGEVWCEIYLALDVLFCTASIAHLCAISLDRYWSITQAIEYNLKRTPRRIKCIIFIVWIIAAVISFPPLITMEKENSEADPVCKINNEKWYVISSCIGSFFLPCVIMVLVYVRIYQIAKKRTRAPPGDRRRKDKSNAVATTNQKENNGVGAGEAEKLKEHEDIELKEGVAGKEGEVNGVDIDESSSSDHKVNNPCSMKKKAAKGRGKIKPGDGEMQKKSSKGSRWKGRQNREKRFTFVLAVVIGVFVVCWFPFFFTYMLMTLCKSCPVPDTLFKFFFWFGYCNSALNPIIYTIFNNDFRRSFKKILCKRDARRYG, via the coding sequence ATGATATTTGCCAAGCCGGCATCAATCGCACGGGAAGCGGGACAATCTGCCTCCATGGGGTTCGACAACGACACCAACCAGACGCTCCCCGGGGTGAGCCCGCTGAGCCTGCACGTCTCGCTGCCGCTCTCGGCGCTGGTGAGCGTCATCATCCTGCTCACCGTGTTTGGAAACGTACTGGTGGTCATCGCCGTGTTTACAAGCCGGGCTCTGAGGGCGCCGCAGAACCTATTCCTGGTGTCTCTGGCGTCGGCGGACATTTTAGTGGCCACCCTGGTGATGCCCTTCTCCTTGGCCAATGAGATCATGGGATATTGGTACTTTGGGGAGGTTTGGTGCGAGATCTATCTGGCCCTAGATGTACTTTTCTGCACCGCCTCCATCGCACACCTGTGCGCGATCAGTCTGGACCGCTACTGGTCCATCACGCAGGCCATCGAGTACAACCTGAAGAGGACGCCACGCCGCATCAAGTGCATCATCTTCATCGTTTGGATCATCGCGGCCGTTATCTCCTTCCCGCCGCTCATCACCATGGAGAAGGAAAACAGCGAGGCGGACCCCGTTTGCAAGATCAACAACGAAAAGTGGTACGTCATCTCCTCCTGCATCGGCTCCTTCTTCCTCCCCTGCGTCATCATGGTGCTGGTCTACGTCAGGATCTACCAGATCGCCAAAAAGAGGACTCGGGCGCCCCCGGGGGACCGGAGGCGTAAAGACAAGTCCAACGCCGTCGCGACCACCAACCAGAAGGAGAACAACGGGGTGGGCGCAGGCGAGGCCGAGAAGCTGAAGGAGCACGAGGACATCGAGCTGAAGGAAGGAGTCGCGGGCAAAGAAGGCGAGGTCAACGGTGTGGACATTGACGAGTCGTCCTCTTCTGACCACAAAGTCAACAACCCATGCTCGATGAAGAAGAAAGCCGCCAAGGGTAGAGGTAAAATCAAGCCCGGAGACGGCGAGATGCAGAAGAAGAGCTCCAAAGGAAGCCGCTGGAAGGGCCGGCAGAACCGAGAGAAACGCTTCACCTTCGTCCTGGCGGTGGTCATCGGCGTCTTCGTCGTCTGCTGGTTCCCTTTCTTCTTTACGTACATGCTCATGACGCTGTGCAAGTCGTGCCCCGTCCCCGACACCCTCTTCAAGTTCTTCTTCTGGTTCGGCTATTGCAACAGCGCGCTGAATCCGATCATCTACACCATCTTCAACAATGACTTCCGCAGGTCCTTCAAGAAGATACTTTGTAAGAGAGACGCTAGACGATACGGATGA